In the genome of Opitutia bacterium, one region contains:
- a CDS encoding Zn-dependent oligopeptidase — translation MVSRPTPVTLADFQARAAQHRARLELVVYPTSADEVRAQAETAIREADAALAAIVAQDAAGRTFASTFAAVDAALARVNDEAAKVQTVAESSPDRAMRDAANEMNVKLSEWSVGVTYREDLYRALKAVADARPALAPEEQRLVDFTMRDYRRAGLALPPDERAEVEKLQKRLAALNTEFGVNINEARATLDFTAEELAGVPESFLEAPGVKQPDGRYRVAAHVTWHATTLMQNASYAETRRRFSQLRGNLAREKNVAVLQQLVALRAEIARRLGYASWADYQTETRMVKDAATAIGFEEKLVAGLQPKFAAELETFRQMKAAETGRADAVLEPWDVSYYLNQLSKQRYAVDHEALRVYFPYEAVLLGMFATFERVFALKFTRVEPPYAWAPDVQLWIVADGDSGEVLGACYLDMFPREGKFNHFACFPQKSGGVLPDGRYDLPVMALLCNFPSPAPDKPSLLKHDDVVTLFHEFGHVLHGLLSRARFPSFSAFAVPRDFVEVPSQALECWAWDKAVLDTFAADYRDATKKVPAETIAALERARQATEGYATRRQLAFGLIDLGLHALGAADAPAVDVVRMGNDTLARVVTAPTPDTAFVAYFGHLAGYDAGYYGYLWAKVLALDVAGVFPRSVGGYFDAVAGRRLRDQIYAVGHTRDVNESVEKFLGRAPSQDAFLEYVGIAR, via the coding sequence ATGGTTTCACGCCCGACCCCCGTCACCTTGGCCGATTTCCAAGCCCGCGCCGCGCAACACCGCGCGCGCCTCGAACTTGTCGTTTATCCGACGAGCGCCGATGAGGTCCGAGCCCAAGCCGAGACGGCCATCCGGGAAGCGGACGCCGCGCTGGCGGCGATCGTTGCGCAGGATGCGGCGGGCCGGACGTTCGCGAGCACCTTTGCCGCGGTCGACGCCGCGCTCGCGCGCGTGAACGACGAGGCGGCCAAGGTCCAGACGGTGGCCGAGTCGAGCCCGGATCGCGCGATGCGCGACGCGGCGAACGAGATGAACGTCAAACTCTCGGAATGGTCCGTGGGCGTCACATATCGCGAGGACCTTTATCGTGCGCTGAAAGCCGTCGCTGACGCGCGGCCCGCGCTCGCGCCCGAGGAGCAGCGGCTGGTGGATTTCACGATGCGCGACTATCGCCGTGCGGGTCTGGCGCTGCCGCCGGACGAGCGTGCGGAGGTGGAGAAATTGCAGAAGCGGCTCGCCGCGCTGAACACGGAGTTCGGCGTGAACATCAACGAGGCGCGCGCGACGCTCGACTTCACCGCCGAGGAACTCGCAGGCGTGCCGGAAAGTTTTCTCGAGGCGCCGGGCGTGAAGCAACCGGACGGTCGCTATCGCGTGGCGGCGCATGTGACGTGGCACGCAACGACCCTGATGCAGAACGCGAGCTACGCCGAGACGCGCCGGCGTTTCTCGCAGCTGCGAGGCAATCTCGCCCGCGAGAAGAACGTCGCTGTGTTGCAGCAACTCGTGGCGCTGCGCGCCGAGATCGCGCGCCGTCTCGGCTACGCGAGCTGGGCGGATTACCAGACGGAGACGCGCATGGTGAAGGACGCGGCCACCGCGATCGGCTTCGAGGAGAAACTTGTCGCCGGGTTGCAGCCGAAGTTCGCGGCGGAGTTGGAGACGTTCCGCCAGATGAAGGCGGCGGAAACCGGCCGCGCCGACGCCGTGCTCGAGCCGTGGGACGTGAGCTATTATCTGAACCAGCTGTCGAAGCAACGCTACGCCGTCGACCATGAGGCGCTGCGCGTCTACTTCCCCTACGAAGCGGTGCTGCTGGGGATGTTCGCGACGTTTGAGCGCGTGTTCGCGCTGAAGTTCACGCGCGTCGAGCCGCCCTACGCGTGGGCGCCGGATGTGCAACTGTGGATCGTGGCCGACGGCGACAGCGGCGAGGTGCTCGGCGCGTGCTACCTCGACATGTTTCCGCGCGAGGGAAAGTTTAACCACTTCGCTTGCTTCCCACAGAAGAGCGGCGGCGTGCTGCCGGACGGGCGCTATGATCTGCCGGTGATGGCGTTGCTCTGCAACTTCCCGTCGCCCGCGCCCGACAAGCCGTCGCTGCTGAAACACGACGACGTCGTGACGCTGTTCCATGAGTTCGGCCACGTGTTGCACGGGCTGCTCAGTCGCGCGCGCTTCCCGAGTTTCAGCGCGTTCGCGGTGCCGCGCGATTTTGTCGAGGTGCCGTCGCAGGCGCTCGAATGTTGGGCGTGGGACAAGGCCGTGCTCGATACCTTCGCCGCCGATTACCGCGACGCGACGAAGAAGGTGCCGGCGGAAACCATCGCGGCGCTCGAGCGGGCGCGGCAGGCGACCGAGGGCTACGCGACGCGCCGGCAGCTGGCGTTCGGGCTCATCGATCTCGGCCTGCACGCGCTTGGCGCGGCGGACGCGCCGGCGGTGGACGTTGTGCGCATGGGCAACGACACGCTCGCGCGCGTCGTGACGGCTCCGACGCCCGACACTGCGTTCGTGGCGTATTTCGGCCACCTCGCGGGCTACGATGCCGGTTACTACGGTTATCTCTGGGCCAAGGTGCTCGCGCTCGACGTGGCGGGCGTTTTCCCGCGCAGCGTGGGTGGCTATTTCGACGCGGTGGCCGGACGACGGCTGCGCGACCAAATCTACGCCGTCGGCCACACGCGCGATGTGAACGAATCGGTGGAGAAATTCCTCGGCCGCGCGCCGTCGCAGGACGCGTTTCTCGAATACGTCGGCATCGCGCGCTAA
- a CDS encoding PD40 domain-containing protein: MKFLPRTLLALALTATALFAQTPPDQTRLLRFPATNGSQIVFSYAGQLYTVGMDGGVARRLTDAPGWAVFPRFSADGSQLAFTAQYDGNTEVYVMPADGGTPRRLSYTALNGRDDLSDRMGPNNIVLAWKNQSNEIAFRGRWVDANDFLGQLYTIGLDGDVPQQLPVPRGGFLSFSPDDTKMAYNRVFREFRTWKRYRGGMADDVWIIDLKTGALENITNNPAQDIIPMWAPNGRIYFLSDRDGHLNLFSYELASKKTAQLTTFKDYDVKFPSLGKGGIVFEQGGLIWHFDLKTEKARQIPITVKEDLAVARGGIVNVSKYVAGVQSSPDGKRAVVVARGEVFTVPAKNGPVRNLTQTSGVHERDASWSPDGKWIAYLSDTTGENEIWVRPQDGRGEPQQITKGATTYYYAPVWSPDSKKLLWGDREQRLQFVDVTTKEVTLIEKNETYEITDIAWAPDSKWVAWISPNRGSYPKARLYSLEEKKSLDVTDGWWSVSNVNFSDDGKWLLYASGRDFNPTYGVTEFNHIYRDWERIYLVALAQGTDSPFKPKSDEVEIAKDDEVKEKPIAEKSADAKPAEKTVADAKEEKKDAKDAAPATDKKDGKDAKKKTVTVKVDPTGFNERTIGLPIAASNYGAVEMVGDKVYYLRTSGPFGGGGTMFVYNLKEPKETELGAANGFAVTADRKKMLVSAQREFAIIDLPAAKFELKDKLNLSGLEMKLDRVAEWNQIYNEASRQMRDFFYAPNMHGVDWPAMTKKYGALVPSVRHRNDLNYLIGELIGELSAGHAYTGGGDRVNEAPRIATGLLGAKISRDPQSRAYRIDHIVPGQNWETGLRSPLTEMGVGVKAGDYILAVDGKPVRDMQSIYAALVGTVGKQVVLRVNSKPTDEGTRDVTIIPIGDEKPLYYQEWVAKNRDYVAKKTNGQVGYIHIPDMGRDGLNEFAKQYYPQLDKKAWIIDDRGNGGGNVSPQIAERLSRTLDFFSVGRNGQPSANPTAMALGPKVLLMNEFSASDGDIFPYRFRERKLGTLIGKRSWGGVVGIRGSLPIVDGGSLNRPEFANGFDKEGKNWTIEGHGVDPDIVVDNDPWKEFHGEDQQLDKAIEHILGELKTKGKDIPPTPPYPNKSAGS, from the coding sequence ATGAAGTTCCTACCCCGCACGCTGCTGGCGCTGGCGCTCACGGCCACCGCCCTCTTCGCGCAAACGCCGCCGGATCAGACGCGCCTCCTGCGCTTTCCGGCTACCAACGGTTCGCAGATCGTCTTCAGCTACGCCGGCCAGCTCTACACGGTCGGCATGGACGGCGGCGTCGCGCGCCGCCTCACCGACGCGCCCGGCTGGGCCGTCTTCCCGCGCTTTTCCGCGGATGGCTCGCAGCTCGCCTTCACCGCCCAATACGACGGCAACACCGAAGTCTACGTGATGCCGGCCGACGGCGGCACGCCGCGCCGCCTCTCCTACACCGCGCTCAACGGTCGCGACGATCTCAGCGACCGCATGGGGCCGAACAACATCGTCCTCGCCTGGAAAAACCAGAGCAACGAAATCGCGTTCCGCGGCCGCTGGGTCGACGCGAACGACTTCCTCGGCCAGCTCTACACGATCGGCCTCGACGGCGACGTCCCGCAGCAACTCCCCGTGCCGCGCGGCGGCTTCCTTAGCTTCTCGCCCGACGACACGAAGATGGCCTACAACCGCGTGTTTCGCGAATTCCGCACCTGGAAGCGCTACCGCGGCGGCATGGCCGACGACGTCTGGATCATCGACCTCAAGACCGGCGCGCTCGAAAACATCACCAACAACCCCGCCCAGGACATCATCCCGATGTGGGCGCCGAACGGCCGCATCTACTTCCTCTCCGACCGCGACGGCCACCTGAACCTCTTCTCCTACGAACTCGCTTCGAAAAAGACCGCGCAGCTCACGACGTTCAAGGACTACGACGTCAAGTTCCCCTCGCTCGGCAAAGGCGGCATCGTCTTCGAGCAGGGCGGCCTCATCTGGCACTTCGACCTGAAGACCGAGAAGGCGCGCCAGATCCCTATCACGGTGAAGGAAGACCTCGCCGTCGCGCGCGGCGGCATCGTCAACGTCTCGAAATACGTCGCCGGCGTGCAGTCCTCCCCCGACGGCAAACGCGCGGTCGTCGTCGCCCGCGGCGAGGTTTTCACCGTCCCCGCGAAGAACGGCCCCGTCCGCAACCTCACGCAAACCTCCGGCGTGCACGAGCGCGACGCCTCGTGGTCGCCCGACGGCAAGTGGATCGCCTACCTCTCCGACACCACCGGCGAGAATGAAATCTGGGTTCGCCCGCAGGACGGCCGCGGCGAACCGCAACAGATCACGAAGGGCGCGACCACTTATTACTACGCGCCTGTCTGGTCGCCCGATAGCAAGAAGCTCCTCTGGGGCGACCGCGAGCAGCGCCTGCAGTTCGTCGACGTGACCACCAAAGAGGTCACGCTCATCGAGAAAAACGAAACCTACGAAATCACCGACATCGCATGGGCCCCCGACAGCAAGTGGGTCGCGTGGATCTCGCCGAACCGCGGCAGCTACCCGAAGGCCCGCCTTTACTCGCTTGAGGAAAAGAAGTCTCTCGACGTCACCGATGGCTGGTGGTCCGTTAGCAACGTCAACTTCAGCGACGACGGCAAATGGCTGCTCTACGCCTCCGGCCGCGACTTCAACCCGACCTACGGCGTCACCGAGTTCAATCACATCTATCGCGACTGGGAGCGCATCTACCTCGTCGCACTCGCGCAGGGCACCGACTCGCCCTTCAAGCCGAAGAGCGACGAAGTCGAAATCGCCAAGGACGACGAGGTGAAGGAAAAGCCCATCGCCGAGAAGTCTGCCGACGCGAAGCCCGCCGAAAAGACCGTGGCCGACGCCAAAGAGGAAAAGAAGGACGCGAAGGACGCCGCGCCCGCCACCGACAAGAAGGACGGCAAGGACGCGAAGAAGAAGACCGTGACTGTTAAGGTCGACCCGACGGGCTTCAACGAACGCACCATCGGCCTCCCGATCGCCGCGTCAAATTACGGCGCCGTCGAAATGGTGGGCGACAAGGTCTACTACCTGCGCACCTCCGGACCGTTCGGCGGCGGCGGCACGATGTTCGTCTACAACCTCAAGGAACCAAAGGAGACCGAGCTCGGCGCGGCCAACGGCTTCGCCGTCACCGCCGACCGCAAGAAGATGCTCGTCTCCGCGCAGCGCGAGTTCGCGATCATCGACCTGCCCGCGGCGAAGTTCGAGCTGAAGGACAAGCTCAACCTCAGCGGCCTCGAGATGAAACTCGATCGCGTCGCCGAATGGAACCAGATCTACAACGAAGCCTCGCGCCAGATGCGCGACTTCTTCTACGCGCCGAACATGCACGGCGTCGACTGGCCCGCGATGACCAAGAAATACGGCGCGCTCGTCCCGTCCGTCCGCCACCGCAACGACCTCAACTACCTCATCGGCGAACTCATCGGCGAACTCTCCGCCGGCCACGCCTACACCGGCGGCGGCGACCGCGTGAACGAGGCCCCGCGCATCGCCACCGGCCTGCTCGGCGCCAAGATTTCGCGCGATCCGCAGTCGCGCGCCTACCGCATCGACCACATCGTGCCCGGCCAGAATTGGGAAACCGGCCTCCGCTCGCCGCTCACCGAGATGGGCGTCGGCGTGAAGGCGGGCGACTACATCCTCGCCGTCGACGGCAAGCCCGTCCGCGACATGCAGTCGATCTACGCTGCGCTCGTCGGCACGGTCGGCAAGCAGGTCGTGCTCCGCGTCAACTCGAAGCCCACCGACGAGGGCACACGCGACGTCACGATCATTCCCATCGGCGACGAGAAGCCGCTCTATTACCAGGAATGGGTCGCGAAGAACCGCGACTACGTCGCCAAGAAGACCAACGGCCAAGTCGGCTACATCCACATCCCCGACATGGGCCGCGACGGCCTCAACGAGTTCGCGAAGCAGTATTACCCGCAGCTCGACAAGAAGGCATGGATCATCGACGACCGCGGCAACGGCGGCGGCAATGTCTCGCCTCAGATCGCCGAGCGCCTCAGCCGCACGCTCGACTTCTTCTCGGTCGGTCGCAACGGCCAGCCCTCGGCCAATCCCACCGCGATGGCCCTCGGCCCGAAGGTTCTTCTGATGAACGAATTCTCGGCGTCGGACGGCGACATCTTCCCGTATCGCTTCCGCGAGCGGAAGCTCGGCACGCTCATCGGCAAGCGCAGCTGGGGCGGCGTCGTCGGCATCCGCGGCTCGCTCCCGATCGTCGACGGCGGCTCGCTCAACCGCCCCGAATTCGCCAACGGCTTCGATAAAGAGGGCAAGAACTGGACCATCGAAGGCCACGGCGTCGACCCCGACATCGTCGTCGACAACGACCCCTGGAAGGAATTCCACGGCGAGGACCAGCAGCTCGACAAAGCCATCGAGCACATCCTCGGCGAGCTGAAGACCAAGGGTAAGGACATCCCGCCCACCCCGCCCTACCCGAACAAGAGCGCCGGCTCCTGA
- a CDS encoding sigma-70 family RNA polymerase sigma factor yields the protein MTPAAEPSDEEMMLSLQQGEELALNRLMTRWERPLRSFLYRSTRNEHDALDLAQETFVRVYQHRARYRAGARFSTWMFQIALNLARDHARRTRRRPTDSLEAAPEQFTAQTPRRDATDAEAAAAVRAAVGELPDDLREAVLLSEFQDLSHAEIAEIVGATPKAVETRLYRAREKLRGLLARYFKD from the coding sequence ATGACGCCTGCCGCGGAGCCCAGCGACGAAGAGATGATGCTCTCGCTCCAACAGGGCGAAGAGCTGGCATTGAACCGCCTCATGACGCGCTGGGAGCGGCCGCTGCGCAGCTTCCTCTACCGCTCGACCCGCAACGAGCACGACGCGCTCGATCTCGCGCAGGAGACGTTCGTCCGCGTCTACCAGCACCGCGCCCGCTACCGCGCCGGCGCGCGCTTCTCGACGTGGATGTTCCAGATCGCGCTCAACCTCGCGCGCGACCACGCCCGACGCACGCGCCGCCGGCCCACGGATTCGCTCGAGGCCGCACCCGAACAGTTCACCGCCCAGACGCCGCGACGCGACGCCACCGACGCCGAGGCCGCCGCCGCTGTCCGCGCCGCCGTCGGCGAGTTGCCTGACGACCTGCGCGAAGCCGTGTTGCTCTCCGAGTTCCAGGATCTCTCGCACGCCGAGATCGCCGAGATCGTCGGCGCCACGCCGAAGGCAGTGGAAACCCGCCTCTACCGCGCCCGCGAGAAATTGCGCGGCCTGCTCGCCCGTTATTTCAAGGACTGA
- a CDS encoding NAD-dependent succinate-semialdehyde dehydrogenase encodes MAIVTTNPATGRTLRRYREHDARTVDRALARAVTAFAEWRELSFAARARHLRAIARELRRDAPKFAALITAEMGKPITQAVAEIEKCAANCEHFAEHAAAMLADACPPGAPAHRYVTYQPLGVVLAIEPWNFPFWQVFRAAAPALMAGNTMVLKHASNVTGCALAIERVFTRAGVPRGIFQTLVVNGARAEALVADPRIAMVTLTGSTAVGQRVAARAGAAMKKGVFELGGSDPYVILADADLDLAAELCAESRLYNNGQSCVAAKRFIVVASVRAEFEQKLTAALARRQPGDPRDPATQLGPLARDDIRREVHAQVRHSVRAGARLLLGGKLPHGTGCFYPPTVLAGVRPGMAAFDEELFGPVAAVVPARNEAEAIALANRTPYGLGAGVFTRDRARGERIARTQLEAGNAFVNEFVRSHPTLPFGGVKQSGHGRELGAWGLREFTNVKTISVR; translated from the coding sequence ATGGCAATCGTCACCACGAACCCGGCCACCGGCCGCACGCTCCGGCGCTACCGCGAACACGACGCGCGCACCGTCGACCGCGCGCTCGCGCGAGCCGTGACCGCGTTCGCCGAGTGGCGCGAGCTGAGCTTCGCCGCCCGCGCCCGTCATCTGCGCGCCATCGCCCGCGAGTTGCGGCGCGACGCCCCAAAATTCGCCGCGCTGATCACCGCCGAGATGGGCAAGCCGATCACGCAAGCCGTGGCCGAGATCGAGAAATGCGCCGCGAACTGCGAACACTTCGCAGAACATGCCGCCGCGATGTTGGCCGACGCCTGCCCGCCCGGCGCGCCCGCGCATCGCTACGTGACTTACCAACCGCTCGGCGTCGTGCTCGCCATCGAGCCGTGGAATTTCCCTTTCTGGCAAGTCTTCCGCGCCGCGGCGCCGGCGTTGATGGCGGGCAACACGATGGTGCTGAAGCATGCCTCGAACGTCACCGGCTGCGCGCTGGCGATCGAACGCGTCTTCACGCGTGCCGGCGTGCCACGCGGAATTTTTCAAACGCTCGTTGTGAACGGCGCGCGCGCGGAGGCATTGGTCGCCGATCCGCGCATCGCAATGGTCACGCTCACCGGCAGCACCGCCGTCGGTCAGCGCGTCGCGGCACGCGCTGGCGCCGCGATGAAGAAGGGCGTGTTCGAACTCGGCGGCAGCGATCCCTACGTGATTCTCGCCGACGCCGACCTCGATCTTGCTGCCGAGCTGTGCGCCGAGTCGCGCCTCTACAACAACGGGCAGAGTTGCGTGGCCGCGAAGCGCTTCATCGTCGTCGCGTCTGTGCGGGCCGAGTTCGAGCAAAAGCTCACGGCCGCGCTCGCGCGTCGACAACCGGGCGACCCGCGCGATCCGGCCACCCAGCTCGGACCGCTCGCGCGCGACGACATTCGCCGCGAAGTGCACGCGCAGGTGCGCCACAGTGTGCGCGCCGGCGCACGCCTGCTGCTCGGCGGCAAGTTGCCGCACGGGACCGGTTGTTTTTATCCGCCGACGGTGCTCGCCGGAGTGCGGCCGGGCATGGCGGCGTTCGACGAAGAGTTGTTCGGCCCCGTCGCCGCCGTCGTGCCGGCCCGCAACGAGGCGGAAGCCATCGCCCTCGCGAACCGCACGCCATACGGGCTGGGCGCGGGCGTGTTCACGCGCGACCGCGCGCGCGGCGAGCGTATCGCGCGCACGCAGCTCGAAGCCGGCAATGCCTTTGTGAACGAGTTCGTGCGCTCGCACCCGACGCTGCCGTTCGGCGGCGTCAAGCAGAGCGGCCACGGACGCGAGCTCGGCGCGTGGGGCCTGCGGGAGTTCACCAACGTGAAGACAATCAGCGTTCGCTGA
- a CDS encoding DUF983 domain-containing protein has translation MRVTQQQVIQRGLTNRCPNCGGKTLFSPAKPLELNRECPQCGLKLEREEGFFLGAMALNYGVTCIVFLTPIALLWYYGVLGNTVAAVAAIVAALLVPLVLYRSSRSWQLMLYYFFLPQHLPANRRELSGREDENV, from the coding sequence ATGCGCGTCACGCAGCAACAAGTCATCCAACGCGGCCTCACCAACCGCTGTCCGAATTGCGGCGGCAAGACCCTGTTCAGCCCGGCGAAGCCGCTCGAACTGAACCGCGAGTGCCCGCAATGCGGCCTGAAGCTCGAGCGCGAGGAGGGATTCTTCCTCGGCGCGATGGCACTCAACTACGGCGTCACGTGCATCGTCTTCCTCACGCCGATCGCGCTGCTCTGGTATTACGGCGTGCTGGGCAACACCGTCGCGGCCGTCGCCGCCATCGTTGCGGCGCTGCTCGTTCCGCTCGTGCTCTACCGTTCCTCCCGCAGCTGGCAGCTGATGCTCTACTATTTCTTCCTGCCCCAACACCTCCCGGCCAACCGCCGCGAGCTGTCCGGACGCGAGGATGAGAACGTTTGA